The Paenibacillus sp. FSL W8-0426 region TTACTCCTCTAGTTTGTCTGTCTTGGGACTGAATACATCCCCGCTGATACCCTGCACGTACAGAATCTCGCCGCTTTCCAGCACGAACCGCCATGCCGGCATCGCCACTTGCATATCCGAGTTGAATAACTGACCATAATATCCCAATTGAATATCCTTCACGATGGCATCATTGGGCAAAAAGTTCTCGATCAGCGTTCCCAGCGCCTTCGACGCCGGGAGCACCTGCTGCTCGCTGTCCTCCGTTGTCGTGATCCGCACCGGCGTCTGACGGTAACCCGTAATTTTCTGATCGCTGTAGAACAGCTCCAGGCTGACGTTGAAGAGCGGCCATTTCCCGTCCACCAACGGATGAAGAACGAAGGCCCCATCTTCGGCCATCAGTTGATCAAGTCGATAACTGCCGATTTGTACAATTTCATCTTTTAGCGCATTTTCCAACTCGCCCTGTGCAAAGATCAGCTTGCTGTCGATCGGTTGATCGAGATTGACTTCAAGGCCCGCCTTATCCTCTTCAATGAACTCATAGGACAGTTTCGGCAGCTTCGGCGTTTCACTCGGGATGGGGGCAAGCACTTGAATGCCCTTTTCCTCCATCGCCAGCTGGGTATTGTCCGCCAGGGAGGTGAAGTCCAGATTGGCTCCGGCCGTCTCCCGGGCATCCACCCAGATCTGATAACCAAGCACCAGGTTAAGCAGCAAAAAGGCGTAGATCAACACATTTTTCGCGCGTCCCCAATCCAACAACCTCACCTCCGCTATGACATGATTCAAAAGAAAACCGTTACACTAGGCCATTCCTATGACACCGTGGTCTCTTCTCCGTTCGTGAAACGGATGACCCATACGGGGATCAGCTTCAAGCCATCCTCCGTCGCAGACGGGCGGTATGCCGGATATACGTCCTCTACCTGACGAGTGGAGCCGGTCACCTTTTCGATCAGTGCCTTCAGCTTGTCCCCTCCCGAGAGCTTGACCGCCTTTTTGGTCTCCGAGCCTTCGTTCAGGTACTCCAGCGAACGTTCATAACTCGACACCGTTTCCTGCTGCATTTCCATGCTGATCGTACCGAAACGGAATTGCGCCAGATCGAGAATCGGAAAACTGCCATAGTACTGCTGGAATTGGAGACTGGTCCGGTTATCGCTGGATTCGATCATCATGCGGGACCTGCCCTTCCACCCGCCATGCTGGTTGACGAAATCCACCGCAGACAGCGCATCCTTGGCCGGGTCGCTCTGACCCGCCGGCGGTGCCGCAGGATCGGTATACGTCATCCAGCGCTGCTCCTGTTTGATTTGCAGACTGCGCTTGCTGTCCGTA contains the following coding sequences:
- the yycI gene encoding two-component system regulatory protein YycI, producing the protein MDWGRAKNVLIYAFLLLNLVLGYQIWVDARETAGANLDFTSLADNTQLAMEEKGIQVLAPIPSETPKLPKLSYEFIEEDKAGLEVNLDQPIDSKLIFAQGELENALKDEIVQIGSYRLDQLMAEDGAFVLHPLVDGKWPLFNVSLELFYSDQKITGYRQTPVRITTTEDSEQQVLPASKALGTLIENFLPNDAIVKDIQLGYYGQLFNSDMQVAMPAWRFVLESGEILYVQGISGDVFSPKTDKLEE